The Paraburkholderia sp. ZP32-5 genome includes a window with the following:
- a CDS encoding MlaE family ABC transporter permease has protein sequence MNYDTPPGLEVAAGSQGKIVRLSGQWTALALARDRATGHVIPQLRSLTGAQGIGEWDLSRIDRMDHVGGQALWRVWGRKMPPGTALTDTQRDIFDRIAMLDTVRESAEPVPRFDPFTRLGLSIFSFFEHLYGGVAMLGRVVLDLLAIIRKPKITPWTEISANVYNAGARALPITALVAFLIGIVLSYLSAQQLRMFGANQFIVNILGLAVIRELGPVLSAILVAGRSGSAITAQIGVMRVTEELDAMRVMGIPHGLRLILPRVIALAVAMPLLVMWTNVIALTGGAVAAKLVLNIDMSFFARQLPSVVPIANLWIGLGKGAVFGMLIAIAGCHFGFRIKANSQSLGEGTTTSVVSSITIVILADAVFAMLFQNVGLG, from the coding sequence TTGAACTACGACACCCCGCCCGGCCTTGAAGTCGCGGCCGGCAGCCAAGGCAAGATCGTCCGTCTCTCGGGCCAGTGGACGGCGCTCGCGCTCGCGCGCGATCGCGCCACCGGACACGTGATCCCGCAACTGCGTTCGCTGACCGGCGCGCAAGGCATCGGCGAGTGGGACCTGTCGCGCATCGACCGGATGGACCACGTCGGCGGCCAGGCGCTGTGGCGCGTGTGGGGCCGCAAGATGCCGCCCGGCACCGCGCTCACCGACACTCAGCGCGACATCTTCGATCGCATCGCGATGCTCGACACCGTGCGCGAGAGCGCCGAACCGGTGCCGCGCTTCGATCCGTTCACGCGGCTCGGTCTGTCGATCTTCTCGTTCTTCGAGCATCTGTATGGCGGCGTCGCGATGCTCGGGCGCGTCGTGCTCGATCTGCTCGCGATCATCCGCAAACCCAAAATCACGCCGTGGACCGAAATTTCCGCGAACGTCTACAACGCGGGCGCGCGCGCATTGCCGATCACCGCGCTGGTCGCGTTTCTGATCGGCATCGTGCTCAGCTATCTGTCCGCGCAGCAGCTGCGGATGTTCGGCGCGAACCAGTTCATCGTCAATATTCTCGGGCTCGCGGTAATCCGCGAGCTTGGCCCGGTGCTGTCGGCGATTCTGGTCGCGGGCCGCTCGGGCTCGGCGATCACCGCGCAGATCGGTGTGATGCGCGTGACCGAGGAACTCGACGCGATGCGCGTGATGGGCATTCCGCACGGCCTGCGGCTGATCCTGCCGCGCGTGATCGCGCTCGCCGTCGCGATGCCGCTGCTGGTGATGTGGACCAACGTGATCGCGCTGACCGGCGGCGCGGTGGCCGCGAAGCTCGTGCTCAACATCGACATGAGTTTCTTCGCGCGGCAACTGCCGAGCGTCGTGCCGATCGCGAATCTGTGGATCGGCCTCGGCAAGGGCGCGGTGTTCGGCATGCTGATCGCGATCGCCGGCTGTCATTTCGGCTTTCGCATCAAGGCCAATTCGCAGAGTCTCGGCGAAGGCACGACGACCTCGGTGGTGAGTTCGATCACGATCGTGATTCTTGCGGACGCGGTGTTCGCGATGCTGTTCCAGAACGTGGGGCTCGGATGA
- a CDS encoding ABC transporter ATP-binding protein, translating into MIAPLSEAVRGQPAPSIEEPVIEVIDITKRYGRNIVHQHLSLDVRRGEIVSVVGGSGSGKTTLVRQILGLERPSSGTIKLFGENLATISPETALLMRSRSGMLFQRGALFSSLSVFDNIAQPVRELGKVPEDLLRDIVMLKLEMVGLPCKHASKMPSALSGGMIKRVGIARAIALEPELLFLDEPTAGLDPQASDEFVELISGLHRALGLTVVMITHDLDTMVALSTRVAVLADRKVLVNAPVEEAAGVDHPFIREYFLGLRGRRALQALPPERRAKLPQAALEPASSEISL; encoded by the coding sequence ATGATCGCGCCGCTCTCCGAGGCCGTGCGCGGCCAACCCGCCCCGTCGATCGAAGAGCCGGTGATCGAGGTGATCGACATCACCAAGCGCTACGGCCGCAACATCGTGCATCAGCATCTGAGCCTCGACGTGCGGCGCGGCGAGATCGTGTCGGTCGTCGGCGGCTCGGGCTCGGGCAAGACCACGCTGGTGCGGCAGATTCTCGGCCTCGAGCGGCCGTCGTCGGGCACCATCAAACTGTTCGGCGAAAACCTCGCGACCATCTCGCCCGAAACCGCGCTGCTGATGCGCAGCCGCTCCGGCATGCTGTTCCAGCGCGGCGCGCTGTTCTCGTCGCTGTCGGTGTTCGACAACATCGCGCAGCCGGTGCGCGAGCTCGGCAAAGTGCCTGAAGACCTGCTGCGCGACATCGTGATGCTGAAGCTCGAAATGGTCGGGCTGCCGTGCAAGCACGCGTCGAAGATGCCGTCGGCGCTGTCGGGCGGCATGATCAAGCGGGTCGGCATCGCGCGCGCGATCGCGCTCGAACCCGAACTGCTGTTCCTCGACGAACCGACCGCCGGGCTCGACCCGCAGGCGTCCGACGAATTCGTCGAACTGATCTCCGGGCTGCATCGCGCGCTCGGCCTGACCGTCGTGATGATTACGCACGACCTCGATACGATGGTCGCGCTGTCGACCCGCGTGGCCGTGCTGGCCGATCGCAAGGTGCTGGTCAACGCACCGGTCGAGGAGGCGGCGGGCGTCGACCATCCGTTCATCCGCGAATATTTCCTTGGCCTGCGCGGGCGCCGCGCGCTGCAGGCGCTGCCGCCGGAGCGCCGCGCGAAGCTGCCGCAGGCGGCGCTCGAGCCGGCGTCCTCCGAGATCTCGCTATGA
- a CDS encoding MlaD family protein → MENKAHAFWAGLFTVVLTVAIALAAFLFNVDRSVRVPYDLIARTNVTGLYADAAVRFRGLDVGKVQSIKFDPSHPGQIMIRILVDERAPITHSTFGSLGLQGVTGIAFIQLDDTGRDLTPLPSSVHQVAQLPMRPGLLDQLQQRGDILLRKLEKVTDNVNDMLSPEMVAQLHDTAASIAQAASGVAVLTQQLAPVAGKLPGTIDQLNHTLASTNQMITSLNRPDGPFERNLNKVGTAAQQAGDALTQMNTSLQDLSARVGYETLPRVNSLTEDVRSAAQSIDRAADTFSTNPRSVLFGAPRAAPGPGESGFTWPAAAPAAQAATAAH, encoded by the coding sequence ATGGAAAACAAAGCACATGCGTTCTGGGCCGGGCTGTTCACGGTCGTGCTGACGGTGGCCATCGCGCTCGCCGCGTTTCTGTTCAACGTCGACCGCTCGGTGCGGGTGCCGTACGACCTGATCGCGCGCACCAATGTGACGGGGCTCTACGCGGACGCGGCGGTGCGCTTTCGCGGGCTCGACGTCGGCAAAGTGCAATCGATCAAATTCGATCCGAGCCATCCGGGGCAGATCATGATCCGCATCTTGGTCGACGAGCGCGCGCCGATCACCCATTCGACATTCGGCAGCCTCGGCTTGCAGGGCGTGACCGGCATCGCATTCATCCAGCTCGACGATACCGGCCGCGATCTGACGCCGCTGCCGTCGTCGGTGCACCAGGTCGCGCAACTGCCGATGCGCCCGGGCCTGCTCGACCAGTTGCAGCAACGCGGCGACATCCTGTTGCGCAAGCTCGAAAAGGTCACCGACAACGTCAACGACATGCTGTCGCCGGAAATGGTCGCGCAACTGCACGACACGGCGGCGAGCATCGCGCAGGCGGCGTCGGGCGTGGCCGTGTTGACGCAGCAGCTGGCGCCGGTTGCCGGCAAGCTGCCCGGCACGATCGATCAGCTGAACCACACGCTCGCATCGACCAACCAGATGATCACGAGCCTGAACCGGCCGGACGGCCCGTTCGAGCGCAATCTGAACAAGGTCGGCACGGCCGCGCAGCAGGCGGGCGATGCGCTGACCCAGATGAATACGTCGCTGCAGGATCTGTCGGCGCGGGTCGGCTACGAGACGCTGCCGCGCGTGAATTCGCTGACTGAAGATGTGCGCTCGGCGGCCCAGTCCATCGATCGCGCGGCGGATACCTTCAGCACCAATCCGCGCAGCGTGCTGTTCGGCGCGCCGCGCGCGGCGCCGGGTCCGGGCGAGTCGGGCTTCACATGGCCCGCCGCCGCGCCTGCCGCTCAGGCCGCCACGGCAGCTCACTAA
- a CDS encoding ABC-type transport auxiliary lipoprotein family protein translates to MSRSIHRLLCPRAAIAALLAFGVLAAGCAGTSAVVSDVRYDFGPPPQTAAASPLPAVKVLDVGAPSVLESDRLIYRLSYADAQQTAAYANSHWTMMPSQLLTQRLRNTLSAHGTVLTGSDGVAAPVLRVELTQFEQVFDSQTESHGAITARATLTQNGKVVSQHTFVVRAPARSADAAGGAQALAAASDDLIAQISAWLGSQALVAAQ, encoded by the coding sequence ATGTCACGCTCGATTCACCGACTGTTGTGCCCTCGCGCCGCGATTGCGGCGCTGCTCGCGTTCGGCGTGCTGGCGGCGGGTTGCGCGGGCACCTCCGCGGTGGTGTCGGATGTCCGCTACGACTTCGGTCCGCCGCCGCAGACCGCCGCGGCCTCGCCGCTGCCGGCCGTCAAGGTGCTCGACGTCGGCGCACCGAGCGTGCTCGAATCCGACCGGCTGATCTATCGGCTGAGCTACGCCGACGCGCAGCAAACGGCGGCCTATGCGAACAGCCACTGGACGATGATGCCGTCGCAGTTGTTGACGCAGCGCCTGCGCAACACGCTGAGCGCGCACGGCACCGTGCTCACCGGCTCCGACGGCGTGGCCGCGCCGGTGCTGCGGGTCGAGCTGACCCAGTTCGAGCAGGTGTTCGACAGCCAGACGGAAAGCCACGGCGCGATCACCGCGCGCGCCACGCTGACGCAAAACGGCAAGGTGGTCAGCCAGCACACATTCGTCGTGCGCGCGCCCGCGCGTTCGGCGGACGCGGCCGGCGGCGCGCAGGCGCTCGCCGCGGCCAGCGACGACCTGATCGCGCAGATCAGCGCGTGGCTCGGCTCGCAGGCGCTGGTCGCTGCGCAATGA
- a CDS encoding VanZ family protein, which produces MSERPWLRRPSALARQALLLYTALIVYGSWYPFSGWRSLGIAPFAYLFDPMPQYLTAFDVVTNVLGYMPFGALVVIAAYPRWRGTLAVALAFVLGGLLSGTMEAVQTWLPTRVASNLDLAANTLGALLGAAMMSPATGALLDRGLLRRLRLLWFERGHAALVCLVAAWPFATMYPAPRLFGLGNWPRALWLRFDPASQDALLTWTPSAWHVGAWPAAAAAWLPDDAWEAVITTLNLFAALALASLPVRRHAPRVRLVLMFVAATLGVKAGATFLQSQSGLAFDWATPGGLIGLVCGTAAAIVALPLRRRVRAALAGFTLVVALVFVNLLPVNPYFDAVLADWRQGRYLHFNGLARWLAWVWPYAALVWLAFAVERAWLKRRAKPG; this is translated from the coding sequence ATGAGTGAGCGTCCGTGGCTGCGCCGGCCGTCGGCGCTGGCGCGTCAGGCGCTGCTGCTGTACACGGCGCTGATCGTCTACGGCTCGTGGTATCCGTTTTCCGGCTGGCGCTCGCTCGGCATCGCGCCATTCGCGTATCTGTTCGATCCGATGCCGCAGTATCTGACGGCATTCGACGTCGTGACCAACGTGCTCGGCTATATGCCGTTCGGCGCGCTGGTCGTGATCGCCGCGTATCCGCGCTGGCGCGGCACGCTGGCTGTCGCACTCGCGTTCGTGTTGGGCGGCTTGCTGTCCGGCACGATGGAAGCGGTGCAGACCTGGCTGCCGACGCGTGTCGCGTCCAATCTCGACCTTGCCGCCAACACGCTCGGCGCGCTGCTCGGCGCGGCGATGATGTCGCCCGCGACCGGCGCGCTGCTCGATCGGGGGCTGCTCAGGCGGCTGCGGCTGTTGTGGTTCGAGCGCGGCCACGCGGCGCTCGTGTGTCTCGTCGCCGCGTGGCCGTTCGCGACGATGTATCCGGCACCGCGTCTGTTCGGTCTCGGCAACTGGCCACGGGCGCTGTGGCTGCGCTTCGATCCGGCGTCACAGGATGCGCTGCTGACGTGGACGCCGTCCGCGTGGCATGTCGGCGCATGGCCGGCGGCGGCTGCCGCGTGGCTACCCGACGATGCATGGGAAGCGGTCATCACGACGCTGAACCTGTTCGCGGCGCTCGCGCTCGCGTCGCTGCCGGTGCGCCGCCATGCACCGCGCGTGCGGCTGGTGCTGATGTTCGTCGCCGCTACGTTGGGTGTGAAGGCCGGCGCGACATTTCTGCAATCGCAGTCGGGTCTCGCGTTCGACTGGGCGACGCCCGGCGGGCTGATCGGGCTCGTGTGCGGCACCGCCGCGGCAATCGTCGCGCTGCCGCTCAGACGGCGCGTGCGCGCGGCGCTGGCGGGGTTCACGCTCGTCGTCGCGCTGGTGTTCGTCAATCTGCTGCCGGTGAATCCGTATTTCGATGCCGTGCTTGCCGACTGGCGGCAAGGGCGCTATCTGCATTTCAACGGACTTGCGCGCTGGCTCGCGTGGGTGTGGCCGTATGCGGCGCTGGTGTGGCTGGCGTTCGCGGTGGAACGGGCGTGGTTGAAGCGGCGGGCGAAGCCGGGGTGA
- a CDS encoding (2Fe-2S) ferredoxin domain-containing protein, with amino-acid sequence MDSFYQHHVFFCLNQRDPGAERPSCANCNAQAMQEYAKKRVKQLGLAGPGKVRINKAGCLDRCELGPTLVVYPEGVWYTYVDESDIDEIVESHLVNGKVVERLKIDQ; translated from the coding sequence ATGGATTCTTTCTATCAGCACCACGTCTTTTTCTGTCTGAATCAGCGCGACCCCGGCGCCGAGCGTCCGAGTTGCGCGAACTGCAACGCGCAGGCAATGCAGGAGTACGCGAAAAAGCGCGTGAAGCAACTCGGCCTCGCCGGTCCCGGCAAGGTGCGCATCAACAAGGCGGGCTGCCTCGATCGCTGCGAACTCGGTCCGACGCTCGTCGTGTATCCGGAGGGCGTCTGGTACACCTACGTCGACGAGAGCGACATCGACGAGATCGTCGAGTCGCATCTCGTAAACGGCAAGGTCGTCGAGCGTCTGAAAATCGATCAATAA
- a CDS encoding alpha/beta hydrolase, producing the protein MNSNTKKYLIDGPVGKIEVALDLPDDVRENGAAPRGIALVAHPHPLFGGTMDNKVAQTLARTLVQLNYVTYRSNFRGVGQTDGEHDAGIGERDDLRAVLEHMRTEGEYGDLPLVLAGFSFGTFVLSHVAAALVDEGQEIERVVFVGTAASRWDVAPVPESTLVIHGELDETVPIQSVYDWARPQELPIVVIPGAEHFLHRKLHVLKRIIVDAWR; encoded by the coding sequence ATGAATTCGAACACGAAGAAATATCTGATCGATGGTCCGGTCGGCAAGATCGAGGTTGCGCTCGATCTGCCCGACGACGTGCGCGAGAACGGCGCCGCGCCGCGCGGCATCGCGCTCGTCGCGCATCCGCATCCGCTTTTCGGCGGCACGATGGACAACAAGGTTGCGCAGACGCTCGCGCGCACACTCGTGCAGTTGAACTACGTGACGTATCGCTCGAATTTTCGCGGCGTCGGCCAGACCGACGGCGAGCACGACGCGGGCATCGGCGAACGCGACGACCTGCGCGCGGTACTCGAACACATGCGCACGGAAGGTGAGTACGGCGATCTGCCGCTGGTGCTCGCGGGCTTTTCGTTCGGCACTTTCGTGCTGTCGCACGTCGCCGCGGCTCTCGTCGACGAAGGGCAGGAGATCGAGCGCGTGGTGTTCGTCGGCACTGCGGCGAGCCGCTGGGATGTCGCGCCGGTGCCGGAGAGCACATTGGTGATCCACGGCGAACTCGACGAGACCGTTCCCATTCAATCCGTTTACGACTGGGCGCGGCCGCAGGAATTACCGATCGTCGTGATTCCCGGCGCCGAACACTTTCTGCATCGAAAGCTTCACGTGCTGAAGCGGATCATCGTCGACGCGTGGCGATAG
- a CDS encoding D-alanyl-D-alanine carboxypeptidase family protein, whose amino-acid sequence MRFSSSGRTSFPSVASFVPTSLHRAITAGIVLPATLVATSAFAQVPPPGVNARSWVLVDATSNQVLASGNPDERVEPASLTKLMTAYLVFEALDTKKITMDQTIEPSEAVRRVKNDESRMFIEALKPVTVHDLVYGMIVQSGNDAAIALAELVGGSEAQFVNMMNAEAQKLGMTHTHFADVNGMPDAQHYTTAGDLAILSARLIRDYPDYYNIFSVKEFTYNKIKQPNRNRLLWIDPTVDGLKTGHTQAAGYCLIASAKRPLPGAPDASRRLVSVMMGEPKEHDRVQDSLKMLNYGYTAYDTTRLYKANQVVATPRIYKGTADSVQVGVKSDQYITLPKGAADKAKPQIELNDPLVAPLAIGQQVGTAKLVADGKVLAQFPVVALQPVQQAGVVGRVWDSMMLMFNKKK is encoded by the coding sequence ATGCGTTTCTCCTCCTCTGGCCGCACGTCATTCCCTTCAGTCGCTTCCTTCGTTCCCACCTCGCTGCATCGCGCCATCACCGCCGGTATCGTTCTGCCCGCCACGCTCGTCGCCACCAGTGCGTTTGCGCAGGTGCCGCCGCCGGGTGTGAACGCGCGCTCGTGGGTGCTCGTCGACGCCACCAGCAACCAGGTGCTCGCTTCCGGCAATCCCGATGAGCGCGTCGAGCCGGCTTCGCTCACCAAGCTGATGACCGCGTATCTGGTGTTCGAGGCGCTCGATACGAAGAAGATCACGATGGATCAAACCATCGAGCCGAGCGAAGCAGTGCGCCGCGTGAAAAACGATGAATCGCGCATGTTCATCGAGGCGCTGAAGCCGGTCACCGTGCATGACCTCGTGTACGGGATGATCGTGCAGTCGGGTAACGACGCGGCGATCGCGCTGGCGGAACTGGTCGGCGGCAGCGAGGCGCAGTTCGTCAACATGATGAACGCCGAAGCGCAGAAGCTCGGCATGACGCACACGCATTTCGCCGATGTGAACGGCATGCCCGACGCGCAGCACTACACGACCGCGGGCGACCTCGCGATCCTGTCGGCGCGTCTGATCCGCGACTATCCGGACTACTACAACATCTTCTCGGTCAAGGAATTCACGTACAACAAGATCAAGCAGCCGAACCGCAACCGTCTGCTGTGGATCGACCCGACCGTCGATGGCCTGAAGACCGGTCACACGCAAGCCGCCGGCTACTGCCTGATCGCGAGCGCGAAGCGTCCGCTGCCGGGTGCGCCCGATGCGTCGCGCCGTCTCGTCTCGGTGATGATGGGCGAGCCGAAGGAGCACGACCGCGTGCAGGACAGCCTGAAGATGCTGAACTACGGCTACACCGCGTACGACACCACGCGTCTGTACAAGGCGAACCAGGTGGTAGCCACGCCGCGCATCTACAAGGGTACGGCGGACAGCGTGCAGGTCGGCGTGAAGAGCGATCAGTACATCACGCTGCCGAAGGGCGCCGCCGACAAGGCGAAGCCGCAGATCGAACTGAACGATCCGCTGGTCGCGCCGCTCGCGATCGGTCAACAGGTCGGCACCGCGAAGCTCGTCGCTGACGGCAAGGTGCTCGCGCAGTTCCCGGTGGTCGCGCTGCAGCCGGTGCAGCAAGCCGGCGTGGTCGGCCGCGTGTGGGATTCGATGATGCTGATGTTCAACAAGAAGAAGTAA